In Setaria italica strain Yugu1 chromosome IX, Setaria_italica_v2.0, whole genome shotgun sequence, the genomic stretch GGCCGTAGCCCTATTCACTTTGCCGAAGAAAGCATGATTATACTGGACGGAAAGCGTGTTAGCAAACTGCCTCCCTTGAGCTATAAGTGTAGTCCAAGAGGGAGTGCTCGGATTcccccttctccttctccgCTCCACCACCAGTCTCCTAATTCTGATAGTTTATGGGTGGTGGCTCTTCCGTCTCGCCCAGCCCTGTCCAGCAGTCGTCTACCTTCCTCGCTTATCCCACTCCTCTCTAACCACTGTACTAAACTAGCAGTACCGGAGCTGGACTGCCTCTACTTGTACTGATTGCTTGTAGCTGTACTGCGCTGACATTATATACCTCTTCTTGCTCGTGCCAATTGCCATTGCCAACCACAACGCGACTTTCATTGCTTCGAGAACATGGGAGTTGCAAGAGTTTTCGTCGTCGTTCTTGCTCTGATTTGCATATTTGTAAGAGGTAATTCGATTGTTAAAGAGTAGTTGCTTTGGTAATTGATGGAGTTCTTGTAATTGTGAGCTGAATCGACGTCTTTGGTTGCAGAGGGGAGGGCAGCGACATTCACGTTCGTGAACCGGTGCACGGGGACGGTGTGGCCGGGCATCCAGTCGAACGCCGGAAGCTCGAGGCTGGACCCGACGGGGTTCGTGCTGCCGCCGGGCACGTCGCGCGCGGTGCCGGCGCCGTCGGGCTGGTCCGGCCGTGTCTGGGCGCGCACCGGCTGCGCGCAGGACGCCACCGGGAAGATGGTCTGCGCCACGGGCGACTGCGGCTCGGGGTCCCTGGAGTGCAACGGCCAGAACGCGGCGACCCCCGCCACGCTGGCCGAGTTcacgctcgccggcggcgccggcgacgacttCTACGATGTGAGCCTCGTGGACGGTTACAACCTTCCGATCCTGATCGAGCCCGCTGGCGCCGCCACGGGCGCCACGACGTGCGCGGCGGCCGGGTGCACGGCGGACCTGAACGCGCGGTGCCCCGCGGAGCTCCGCACCGAGGGCGGCGCCGGGTGCCGCAGCGCGTGCGACGCCTTCGGCAAGCCCGAGTACTGCTGCAGCGGCGCGTACGCCAACCCCAACACCTGCCGCCCCACGGCCTACTCGCAGGTGTTCAAGTCGGCGTGCCCCAAGTCCTACAGCTACGCCTACGACGACCCCACCAGCACCTTCAcctgcgccggcggccgcgactACACCATCACCTTCTGCCCCGTCGCCACCCCGAGGTCtgtccgcccgccgctcgctccctctctctctccccgcctcACATGGCCACAGTTGACTCCACACGCCACTGCACTGGTACTCCAGATATTAACTTTCTCCTATGACCGTTTAATCTGGCGTTACGTCTTGATTGGAGTGTGGTTAGCCATAAAAGCTCGCGAGATTTGCGACGGCGGCATGGGGTGTTACACCTAGCCATCGTGTACCGGTAGTGGTTGGTGCACGATCATGAGTGCGTGACGGAGCATCGAGCGTGTCATATCACCTTATCTGTCTTATTTAAATGCGTAGAAAATGAGTGCAGGTGCAGTGCAATATGCCAAAAATCTGAAATGGAGTTGAATGGGACAATGAGAGTGAGAGGTTTGGAAGATTGCAATGGGATGCAATGATTGGCCTGGATCGGAGTTAGTACCTTAGTATTTCTCATTAGGTTGATACATTCAGGGTACCTTGCCATTTCCGTTGGTGCTTAACTTGTCACGAGAGGTTTGACCCCCTGTGTGGAGTGTGGGGACCCCTCTTCTTACCGCTGTCGGTTTACATGTCAACGTCATGGCAGGCCATGCCCGTCGGTTTTCTCATCTCGTGAGGTCAGGGTAGAAAAGGGAACGTAAACAAACCATAGCTGACAAGCTGAGATCACGACGGCAATCGGGAATATTTATTGCTAtgcaaaaaagataaaaagCACGCGCAAAGTTACTTTCAGTAGATTACAGCCGCGTTCTTTTCACTGACTGCATGTCCCCTTTTTGATAACAACGTGCAGCGTGAAATCGTCGGGCGGGCCTGGAGCGACGACAGCGCCACCGACAGGCGGCCTGACGCCGACGCTGCCGGGGGCGGGCACGGGCGCGACGCCGCAGATGCCGAGGCCGGCGGGCCAGCAGGGCGGCCCGGACGGGCAGGGCGTGATGCTGGGCGACAACTCCTGGCTCGCCAGCCTCGCCACGGGCGACGCGtcgtccgcgccgccgacgtcgaGGCCCGTGTTCCGTGCCTTGCCCCTCGCgccggcgctcctcctcctcggcctgcTGCTATAGCACCCGCGGCGCCCACCCAACCAAACCCATCACAACAAGTGAGGCGAACGTCTTGGCCAAAAGCAGCGAGCGTCGCGCGCGCACCGGCGCACGGGCCACCGGAGCAAAGCGAGGTGGCTCCGCGTGCCGCGGTGCCGATGCGGACGCCGAGCCGCTGGATGGAAGGGTGGTTGGTGCTGCGCGCGGTGCGGCGGTGGGGCTGGCCGGGCCGGGTTTGTGGGTGCGTGGGGATGATATGATTTGATTTGACCAGGATCGCATAACGCCATTTGTAAAAtccgccaccttcttcttcttcttcttcttggggtTTGTGCCGTTGTGTtaagggaaaagaaagaaaggaaatgtacaagaagATTGTCTCGCAGATAACGAAAGAATAGAGCAATGATTATGCACGCACTCAGCACTCCGGCCATCAGGCGCTAGTGGCGAACCAACTAACACTTGCGCACGACGGATCATCAGGCTCAGGCTAACCATTAACAAAGTCTCTTACTAGCTCACATCATTCTCAACGGTTGACATAACACTTACCTG encodes the following:
- the LOC101774730 gene encoding thaumatin-like protein 1b; this encodes MGVARVFVVVLALICIFVREGRAATFTFVNRCTGTVWPGIQSNAGSSRLDPTGFVLPPGTSRAVPAPSGWSGRVWARTGCAQDATGKMVCATGDCGSGSLECNGQNAATPATLAEFTLAGGAGDDFYDVSLVDGYNLPILIEPAGAATGATTCAAAGCTADLNARCPAELRTEGGAGCRSACDAFGKPEYCCSGAYANPNTCRPTAYSQVFKSACPKSYSYAYDDPTSTFTCAGGRDYTITFCPVATPSVKSSGGPGATTAPPTGGLTPTLPGAGTGATPQMPRPAGQQGGPDGQGVMLGDNSWLASLATGDASSAPPTSRPVFRALPLAPALLLLGLLL